A stretch of Myxococcus hansupus DNA encodes these proteins:
- a CDS encoding fibronectin type III domain-containing protein — protein MQHSGQRHRAGLTALVVLTTLLNFLFPANVLAADRGAWAPDTSYTVGDIVSHGGRGYDCRQSHRSLVGWEPPNTPALWLERTGNPPPDTQAPSAPPSLTSTAKTHESVSLSWGAATDNVGVTGYEVFTNGSASASASTSGATSVTVTGLLANTTYTFTVKARDAAGNRSAASNAHSVTTSPRPAPDTVPPSTPGGLRSTGVSNSSVSLSWTASTDNVGVTGYEVFVNGASGASATTSGATSVTVTGLNANTTYSFTVKARDAAGNRSASSAGVSVTTTGTPPVGNKLIVGYWHNFDNGSTNIRLRDISSKFNVIQVAFAEPVGGPGSGRMAFAPYNSSIADFKADIALLKSQGRKVLISIGGANGTVHLDDAVARQDFVTTMQALIDTYGFDGLDLDLEGSSLSLNGGDTDFRNPTTPRIVNVIQATRQLLNQNGSGFILTMAPETAYVQGGMSAYGGPWGAYLPVIHALRDRLTYLHVQHYNTGTVMALDGRAYAQSTPDFHVAMAEMMLVGFPVGGNTQAMFPGLRPEQVLIGLPSSPQAAGGGYTVPANVHRALDYLIKGQSFGGTYVLRNPAGYPAFKGLMTWSINWDAFTNFEFSNSHRAYLDTYR, from the coding sequence ATGCAGCATTCAGGACAGCGCCACCGGGCGGGCCTCACCGCCCTGGTGGTCCTCACGACCTTGCTCAACTTCCTGTTCCCCGCGAATGTCCTCGCGGCGGACCGGGGGGCGTGGGCGCCCGATACGTCGTACACCGTGGGCGACATCGTCTCCCATGGAGGCCGGGGCTACGACTGCCGTCAGTCGCACCGGTCCCTCGTCGGCTGGGAACCTCCCAATACGCCAGCGCTCTGGCTGGAGCGGACGGGGAATCCTCCTCCGGACACCCAGGCTCCCTCCGCTCCGCCTTCGCTCACGTCCACGGCGAAGACGCATGAGAGCGTGTCGCTGTCCTGGGGCGCCGCCACGGACAACGTGGGAGTCACCGGCTACGAGGTCTTCACGAACGGGAGCGCCTCCGCGTCCGCTTCGACGTCGGGCGCCACGTCCGTCACGGTGACGGGCCTGCTGGCGAACACGACGTACACGTTCACCGTGAAGGCTCGGGACGCCGCGGGCAACCGCTCGGCGGCGAGCAACGCGCACAGCGTGACGACGTCACCGCGCCCGGCGCCGGACACCGTGCCGCCCTCCACGCCCGGCGGCCTGCGCTCCACCGGGGTGAGCAACAGCAGCGTGTCGCTCTCCTGGACTGCGTCCACCGACAATGTGGGCGTCACCGGCTACGAAGTCTTCGTCAACGGGGCCAGTGGCGCGTCCGCGACCACCTCGGGGGCCACCAGCGTCACGGTGACAGGGCTGAACGCGAACACGACCTACAGCTTCACGGTGAAGGCGCGGGATGCCGCGGGCAATCGGTCGGCGTCGAGCGCCGGCGTCTCCGTGACGACGACGGGAACGCCGCCTGTGGGGAACAAGCTCATCGTGGGCTACTGGCACAACTTCGACAACGGTTCGACGAACATCCGGCTGCGGGACATCTCGTCGAAGTTCAACGTCATCCAGGTCGCCTTCGCCGAGCCCGTGGGAGGGCCGGGCTCGGGCCGCATGGCCTTCGCTCCGTACAATTCGAGCATCGCGGACTTCAAGGCGGACATCGCGCTGCTCAAGAGTCAGGGCCGGAAGGTGCTCATCTCCATTGGTGGCGCGAACGGTACGGTTCATCTGGATGACGCCGTCGCGCGGCAGGACTTCGTCACCACCATGCAAGCCCTCATCGATACGTACGGCTTCGACGGGCTGGACCTCGACCTGGAAGGCAGCTCGCTGTCGCTCAATGGCGGTGACACCGACTTCCGCAACCCGACGACGCCGCGCATCGTCAACGTCATCCAGGCCACGCGCCAGCTCCTCAACCAGAATGGCTCGGGCTTCATCCTCACCATGGCGCCCGAGACGGCCTACGTCCAAGGCGGCATGTCCGCGTACGGTGGGCCCTGGGGCGCGTACCTGCCCGTCATCCACGCGCTGCGCGACCGGCTGACGTACCTGCACGTGCAGCACTACAACACCGGCACGGTCATGGCGCTCGACGGCCGGGCGTACGCGCAGAGCACGCCGGACTTCCACGTGGCCATGGCGGAGATGATGCTCGTGGGGTTCCCCGTTGGCGGCAACACCCAGGCGATGTTCCCCGGGCTGCGGCCAGAGCAGGTGCTCATCGGACTGCCTTCGTCACCGCAGGCCGCGGGGGGCGGATACACCGTGCCCGCCAACGTGCACAGGGCGCTCGACTATCTCATCAAGGGCCAGTCCTTCGGGGGCACGTATGTGCTGCGCAATCCCGCGGGCTACCCCGCCTTCAAGGGCCTGATGACCTGGTCCATCAACTGGGATGCGTTCACGAACTTCGAGTTCTCGAACAGCCATCGCGCGTACCTGGATACCTATCGTTAG